One genomic segment of Kribbella jejuensis includes these proteins:
- a CDS encoding WecB/TagA/CpsF family glycosyltransferase yields MTDLHAEPTTSTVAQRVDVLGIHVSVTNLDHTVQTFAGWIERGERQLVCVTDMNALLHARADERLTEVYNTSGLTVPDGMPLVWAGKKAGFEQMDRVAGPDLLERVLAEAAERGWTQYFYGGADGVAEELRERFQQRHPALKVVGVECPPYRALTEAEDAETVARLNEARPDIVWVGLGAPKQERWMAEHRDRLNAAILIGVGAAFDFHTGRLDRAPRWMQRAGLEWSYRLYKEPRRLWKRYVLGIPRFLLGVLRHPPRAL; encoded by the coding sequence ATGACCGACCTTCACGCGGAGCCCACAACCTCCACTGTCGCGCAGCGTGTCGACGTTCTCGGTATCCACGTCAGCGTGACGAACCTCGACCACACGGTCCAGACCTTCGCCGGCTGGATCGAGCGTGGCGAGCGGCAGCTGGTCTGCGTCACCGACATGAACGCGCTGCTGCACGCCCGCGCCGACGAGCGGCTGACCGAGGTCTACAACACGTCCGGGCTGACCGTCCCGGACGGGATGCCGCTCGTGTGGGCCGGGAAGAAGGCCGGCTTCGAGCAGATGGACCGGGTCGCCGGGCCGGACCTGCTCGAACGGGTGCTGGCCGAGGCCGCCGAGCGCGGCTGGACGCAGTACTTCTACGGCGGCGCCGACGGCGTGGCCGAGGAGCTGCGGGAGCGGTTCCAGCAACGGCACCCCGCGTTGAAAGTCGTCGGCGTCGAGTGCCCGCCGTACCGGGCGCTGACCGAGGCCGAGGACGCGGAGACCGTCGCGCGGCTCAACGAGGCGCGCCCGGACATCGTCTGGGTGGGGCTCGGCGCGCCGAAACAGGAGCGCTGGATGGCCGAGCACCGCGACCGGCTGAACGCGGCCATCCTGATCGGCGTCGGCGCGGCGTTCGACTTCCACACCGGCCGGCTGGACCGCGCGCCGCGCTGGATGCAGCGCGCCGGACTGGAGTGGAGCTACCGGCTGTACAAGGAGCCGCGGCGGCTCTGGAAGCGGTACGTGCTCGGCATCCCGCGATTCCTCCTGGGCGTCCTGCGCCATCCACCACGCGCCCTCTAG
- a CDS encoding fibronectin type III domain-containing protein, with protein sequence MRRLFVALGISGLVLAVLSPQPALSTGARLTAIAAASWQTNASVLGLAVAKGKVYVGGRFTTVRPPGAPAGTREVTRTYLAAFDERTGALDAAMNHELDGFVWAVVASPDGSRVYVGGDFTRVDGLVRNRLAAFDTATGRLVANIAPQVSYRVKALAIGRNSLYFGGSFEQVNGVTRNRVAAISTVTGALLPWNPDADDDVYAIDVADDNSKVYVGGTFSTLRGTDHWAVASVNTSTGAALPFPAASAVPLPNDSCTSRVKDIETSGSRVFFADAGDGWGCFDGTWAADVATGKLLWRSNCLGATEALAMVDGWLFKGSHAHSCPHTFADGSGTHFLLLQNPATGALGPWFPNANGGPPTLVGPLVAVSGGSDLWIGGDFTEINGVGQEGLTRFTNFGPGAAPLTPPAPALSSTRVHRVNATVRASLDNDDIRLTYRLLRGRTNTVVAATTVSSSFWYRPSITLTDTAAPSGTTQAYRIEVFDGHHVVRGGYATVRVR encoded by the coding sequence ATGAGAAGACTTTTCGTTGCGCTGGGCATCAGTGGGCTGGTCCTCGCGGTGCTGTCACCGCAGCCCGCGCTGAGCACCGGAGCACGGCTGACGGCGATCGCTGCCGCCAGCTGGCAGACCAATGCCAGCGTGCTCGGCCTGGCCGTTGCCAAGGGCAAGGTGTACGTCGGCGGCCGGTTCACCACGGTCCGTCCGCCCGGCGCGCCGGCCGGCACTCGCGAGGTGACCCGGACCTACCTGGCCGCGTTCGACGAGCGCACGGGAGCGCTCGATGCCGCGATGAACCACGAGCTGGACGGATTCGTCTGGGCGGTGGTGGCCTCGCCCGACGGTTCCCGGGTGTACGTCGGGGGCGACTTCACCCGCGTCGACGGTCTGGTCCGGAACCGGCTCGCCGCCTTCGACACCGCGACCGGCCGGCTCGTCGCGAACATCGCGCCGCAGGTCTCGTACCGGGTGAAGGCGCTCGCGATCGGCCGGAACAGTCTGTACTTCGGTGGTTCCTTCGAGCAGGTGAACGGCGTGACCCGGAACCGGGTGGCCGCGATCAGTACCGTCACCGGCGCCCTGCTGCCGTGGAATCCGGACGCGGACGACGACGTCTACGCGATCGATGTCGCCGACGACAACTCGAAGGTCTACGTGGGCGGGACGTTCTCGACGCTGCGCGGGACGGATCACTGGGCAGTTGCCAGCGTCAACACTTCCACCGGTGCGGCGCTGCCGTTCCCGGCCGCGTCCGCCGTACCGCTGCCGAACGACTCGTGCACCTCGCGGGTGAAGGACATCGAGACGTCCGGGAGCCGGGTCTTCTTCGCCGACGCCGGTGACGGCTGGGGCTGCTTCGACGGGACCTGGGCCGCGGACGTTGCCACCGGCAAGCTGCTGTGGAGGAGCAACTGCCTGGGCGCGACCGAGGCGCTGGCGATGGTCGACGGATGGCTGTTCAAGGGGTCGCACGCGCACAGTTGTCCGCACACGTTCGCCGACGGCAGCGGCACCCACTTCCTGCTGCTGCAGAATCCCGCGACCGGCGCCCTGGGGCCGTGGTTCCCGAACGCGAACGGCGGGCCGCCGACGTTGGTCGGTCCACTGGTCGCGGTCAGCGGCGGCAGCGACCTGTGGATCGGCGGCGACTTCACCGAGATCAACGGCGTCGGTCAGGAGGGCCTGACCCGGTTCACCAACTTCGGTCCCGGGGCCGCACCGCTGACCCCGCCGGCGCCGGCGCTGTCCAGCACCAGGGTCCATCGGGTGAACGCCACCGTCAGGGCATCGCTCGACAACGACGACATACGGCTCACGTACCGGCTGCTCCGCGGGCGGACGAACACCGTCGTCGCCGCGACCACGGTCAGCTCCTCGTTCTGGTACCGGCCCAGCATCACGCTCACCGACACCGCGGCGCCGTCCGGGACCACTCAGGCCTACCGGATCGAGGTCTTCGACGGACATCACGTCGTCCGCGGCGGCTACGCGACCGTCAGGGTGCGCTGA